Genomic DNA from Thermodesulfobacteriota bacterium:
TATCGTTCTGTATTCGCCAATTGTTATAGTGGTTGTATTTTCCTTTAATGATTCACCATTCAGTTATTTCCCATTTAAGAAGTTTACATTTCATTGGTATAAGGCGTTCTTCAATAACCAGGATCTTATGCAGGCGGTTTTTAACAGCATTAAGGTAGGGATTGCAGCCACCATATTTTCCATGATTGTGGGTACACTGCTTGCCCTTGCCATGGATGAATACATGTTTCCCCTTAAGGGGATCTTTCACAGGGTTTCAACCTGGCCTATAACCTTTCCGGGCATAATCACTGGAATTGCACTCCTGCTTTTTTGCTCTTACGCAAGGCTCGGCCTTTCTTTGTTTACGGTTGCAATCGGACATATAACATTCTGCATTCCTGTTGTTTATCTGGAGGTTCTGGCACGCCTTAAGGCTATGGATAAATCGATGGTTCTTGCGGCTATGGACCTAGGAGCAAGCAGATGGAGGGCAATATTTAGTATAGTGCTCCCAAATATCAAGACCGCACTCCTTGGCGCCGCGCTTCTTGCGTTTACCCTTTCTTTTG
This window encodes:
- a CDS encoding ABC transporter permease → MPRSLKVEKHLGMAKPFSAGDLILKLYVVLFFIVLYSPIVIVVVFSFNDSPFSYFPFKKFTFHWYKAFFNNQDLMQAVFNSIKVGIAATIFSMIVGTLLALAMDEYMFPLKGIFHRVSTWPITFPGIITGIALLLFCSYARLGLSLFTVAIGHITFCIPVVYLEVLARLKAMDKSMVLAAMDLGASRWRAIFSIVLPNIKTALLGAALLAFTLSFDEIIVTIFLTGRDNTLPMQIWAMLRRGMTPEINAVGTIILLVSITSVLIWERLRSRGMEQERIEMAKAQLRM